One Sinorhizobium mexicanum genomic region harbors:
- a CDS encoding cold-shock protein, with protein MSRSSYSVGDTVVLRADLTRTASADRKCRIVGILPAAEYGEPQYRIRFGTENFDRRIFEGDIDASETALPVRQGDAAAMVSGRPWLKPLNIKTSR; from the coding sequence ATGAGCCGCAGCAGCTACAGTGTTGGCGATACGGTCGTGCTCAGGGCCGACCTCACCCGGACCGCGAGCGCCGACAGAAAGTGCCGCATCGTCGGGATTCTGCCGGCAGCCGAGTACGGCGAGCCGCAGTATCGCATTCGCTTCGGCACCGAGAATTTCGACCGGCGCATCTTCGAGGGTGACATCGATGCCTCCGAAACGGCGTTGCCGGTTCGGCAGGGCGACGCGGCAGCGATGGTGAGCGGCCGGCCCTGGCTGAAGCCGTTGAACATCAAGACGTCCAGGTGA